In a genomic window of Babylonia areolata isolate BAREFJ2019XMU chromosome 3, ASM4173473v1, whole genome shotgun sequence:
- the LOC143279692 gene encoding uncharacterized protein LOC143279692 isoform X2: protein MSQYGAGCTDACKETPCGCATKGCQCTGDCKCQSCKGAGCTDACRETPCGCAAKGCECKGDCKCPSCKGAGCTDACRETPCGCAAKGCQCTGDCKCPSCKGAGCTDACRETPCGCAAKGCQCTGDCKCPSCKGAGCTDACRETPCGCAAKGCECKGDCKCQSCKCNCTDGKCKCAKGCTGPSSCQCDASCSCKN from the exons ATGTCTCAGTACG gtgccgGCTGCACTGATGCCTGCAAGGAGACGCCCTGTGGGTGTGCCACCAAGGGCTGCCAGTGCACGGGCGACTGCAAGTGCCAGTCCTGCAAAG gtgccgGCTGCACCGATGCCTGCAGGGAGACGCCCTGTGGATGTGCCGCCAAGGGCTGTGAGTGCAAGGGCGACTGCAAGTGCCCATCCTGCAAAG gtgccgGCTGCACTGATGCCTGCAGGGAGACACCCTGTGGATGTGCCGCCAAGGGCTGTCAGTGCACGGGCGACTGCAAGTGCCCGTCCTGCAAAG gtgccgGCTGCACTGATGCCTGCAGGGAGACACCCTGTGGATGTGCCGCCAAGGGCTGTCAGTGCACGGGCGACTGCAAGTGCCCGTCCTGCAAAG gtgctgGCTGCACCGATGCCTGCAGGGAGACACCCTGTGGATGTGCCGCCAAGGGCTGTGAGTGCAAGGGCGACTGCAAGTGCCAGTCCTGCAAATGCAACTGTACAG ATGGCAAGTGCAAATGTGCAAAGGGATGCACCGGGCCCAGCTCCTGCCAGTGCGACGCCTCATGCAGCTGCAAGAATtga
- the LOC143279692 gene encoding uncharacterized protein LOC143279692 isoform X3, with translation MSQYGAGCTDACKETPCGCATKGCQCTGDCKCQSCKGAGCTDACRETPCGCAAKGCQCTGDCKCPSCKGAGCTDACRETPCGCAAKGCQCTGDCKCPSCKGAGCTDACRETPCGCAAKGCQCTGDCKCPSCKGAGCTDACRETPCGCAAKGCECKGDCKCQSCKCNCTDGKCKCAKGCTGPSSCQCDASCSCKN, from the exons ATGTCTCAGTACG gtgccgGCTGCACTGATGCCTGCAAGGAGACGCCCTGTGGGTGTGCCACCAAGGGCTGCCAGTGCACGGGCGACTGCAAGTGCCAGTCCTGCAAAG gtgctgGCTGTACTGATGCCTGCAGGGAGACACCCTGTGGATGTGCCGCCAAGGGCTGTCAGTGCACGGGCGACTGCAAGTGCCCATCCTGCAAAG gtgccgGCTGCACTGATGCCTGCAGGGAGACACCCTGTGGATGTGCCGCCAAGGGCTGTCAGTGCACGGGCGACTGCAAGTGCCCGTCCTGCAAAG gtgccgGCTGCACTGATGCCTGCAGGGAGACACCCTGTGGATGTGCCGCCAAGGGCTGTCAGTGCACGGGCGACTGCAAGTGCCCGTCCTGCAAAG gtgctgGCTGCACCGATGCCTGCAGGGAGACACCCTGTGGATGTGCCGCCAAGGGCTGTGAGTGCAAGGGCGACTGCAAGTGCCAGTCCTGCAAATGCAACTGTACAG ATGGCAAGTGCAAATGTGCAAAGGGATGCACCGGGCCCAGCTCCTGCCAGTGCGACGCCTCATGCAGCTGCAAGAATtga
- the LOC143279692 gene encoding uncharacterized protein LOC143279692 isoform X1 → MSQYGAGCTDACKETPCGCATKGCQCTGDCKCQSCKGAGCTDACRETPCGCAAKGCECKGDCKCPSCKGAGCTDACRETPCGCAAKGCQCTGDCKCPSCKGAGCTDACRETPCGCAAKGCQCTGDCKCPSCKGAGCTDACRETPCGCAAKGCQCTGDCKCPSCKGAGCTDACRETPCGCAAKGCECKGDCKCQSCKCNCTDGKCKCAKGCTGPSSCQCDASCSCKN, encoded by the exons ATGTCTCAGTACG gtgccgGCTGCACTGATGCCTGCAAGGAGACGCCCTGTGGGTGTGCCACCAAGGGCTGCCAGTGCACGGGCGACTGCAAGTGCCAGTCCTGCAAAG gtgccgGCTGCACCGATGCCTGCAGGGAGACGCCCTGTGGATGTGCCGCCAAGGGCTGTGAGTGCAAGGGCGACTGCAAGTGCCCATCCTGCAAAG gtgctgGCTGTACTGATGCCTGCAGGGAGACACCCTGTGGATGTGCCGCCAAGGGCTGTCAGTGCACGGGCGACTGCAAGTGCCCATCCTGCAAAG gtgccgGCTGCACTGATGCCTGCAGGGAGACACCCTGTGGATGTGCCGCCAAGGGCTGTCAGTGCACGGGCGACTGCAAGTGCCCGTCCTGCAAAG gtgccgGCTGCACTGATGCCTGCAGGGAGACACCCTGTGGATGTGCCGCCAAGGGCTGTCAGTGCACGGGCGACTGCAAGTGCCCGTCCTGCAAAG gtgctgGCTGCACCGATGCCTGCAGGGAGACACCCTGTGGATGTGCCGCCAAGGGCTGTGAGTGCAAGGGCGACTGCAAGTGCCAGTCCTGCAAATGCAACTGTACAG ATGGCAAGTGCAAATGTGCAAAGGGATGCACCGGGCCCAGCTCCTGCCAGTGCGACGCCTCATGCAGCTGCAAGAATtga
- the LOC143279692 gene encoding uncharacterized protein LOC143279692 isoform X4, producing MSQYGAGCTDACRETPCGCAAKGCECKGDCKCPSCKGAGCTDACRETPCGCAAKGCQCTGDCKCPSCKGAGCTDACRETPCGCAAKGCQCTGDCKCPSCKGAGCTDACRETPCGCAAKGCQCTGDCKCPSCKGAGCTDACRETPCGCAAKGCECKGDCKCQSCKCNCTDGKCKCAKGCTGPSSCQCDASCSCKN from the exons ATGTCTCAGTACG gtgccgGCTGCACCGATGCCTGCAGGGAGACGCCCTGTGGATGTGCCGCCAAGGGCTGTGAGTGCAAGGGCGACTGCAAGTGCCCATCCTGCAAAG gtgctgGCTGTACTGATGCCTGCAGGGAGACACCCTGTGGATGTGCCGCCAAGGGCTGTCAGTGCACGGGCGACTGCAAGTGCCCATCCTGCAAAG gtgccgGCTGCACTGATGCCTGCAGGGAGACACCCTGTGGATGTGCCGCCAAGGGCTGTCAGTGCACGGGCGACTGCAAGTGCCCGTCCTGCAAAG gtgccgGCTGCACTGATGCCTGCAGGGAGACACCCTGTGGATGTGCCGCCAAGGGCTGTCAGTGCACGGGCGACTGCAAGTGCCCGTCCTGCAAAG gtgctgGCTGCACCGATGCCTGCAGGGAGACACCCTGTGGATGTGCCGCCAAGGGCTGTGAGTGCAAGGGCGACTGCAAGTGCCAGTCCTGCAAATGCAACTGTACAG ATGGCAAGTGCAAATGTGCAAAGGGATGCACCGGGCCCAGCTCCTGCCAGTGCGACGCCTCATGCAGCTGCAAGAATtga